From Sphingomonas hengshuiensis, one genomic window encodes:
- the lpdA gene encoding dihydrolipoyl dehydrogenase: MADYDFDVLIIGSGPGGYVAAIRAAQLGLRTACVESRETLGGTCLNVGCIPSKALLNASELYYEAASGALAKHGVKLGSVELDLPTMMADKDKAVTGLTGGIAFLFKKNKVEWIKGRGSFVDAHTVQVGDRTVTAKDIVIATGSSVTPLPGVEIDQKIVVDSTGAIALEKVPANMVVIGGGVIGLELGSVWQRLGAKVTVVEYLDQLLPGMDGEVRKEAAKIFKKQGMEIKLSTKVTGVAVNGDKATVTVEPAAGGAAETLEADVVLVAIGRRPNTDGLALDKVGLSTNARGQIETDARLQTAVPGIWAIGDVIPGPMLAHKAEDEGIAVAENIGGLTGILNHAVIPSVVYTHPEIAGVGLTEEQAREKGEVKVGKFPMAGNSRAKAIDDTVGWVKVIADATTDRVLGAWIITAPAGTMIAQVAQAMEFGATSEDIAYTCHAHPTHSEAIKEAAMGVRGKPIHV; this comes from the coding sequence TTTCGACGTCCTGATCATCGGCTCCGGCCCCGGCGGCTATGTTGCCGCCATCCGCGCCGCGCAGTTGGGCTTGCGCACCGCGTGCGTCGAGAGCCGCGAGACGCTGGGCGGCACCTGCCTCAATGTCGGCTGCATCCCGTCCAAGGCGCTGCTCAACGCCTCCGAACTCTATTACGAGGCCGCCTCGGGCGCGCTCGCCAAGCATGGCGTCAAGCTCGGCAGCGTCGAACTCGACCTGCCGACGATGATGGCCGACAAGGACAAGGCCGTGACCGGCCTCACCGGTGGCATCGCGTTCCTGTTCAAGAAGAACAAGGTCGAGTGGATCAAGGGTCGCGGCAGCTTCGTCGACGCCCATACGGTCCAGGTCGGCGATCGGACGGTGACCGCCAAGGACATCGTCATCGCCACCGGCTCCTCGGTCACCCCGCTTCCGGGCGTCGAGATCGACCAGAAGATCGTCGTCGACTCCACCGGCGCGATCGCGCTGGAAAAGGTGCCCGCCAACATGGTCGTGATCGGCGGCGGCGTGATCGGGCTTGAACTCGGCTCGGTCTGGCAGCGGCTCGGCGCCAAGGTCACCGTCGTCGAATATCTCGACCAGCTCCTGCCCGGCATGGACGGCGAAGTCCGCAAGGAAGCCGCCAAGATCTTCAAGAAGCAGGGCATGGAAATCAAGCTCTCGACCAAGGTCACCGGCGTCGCGGTGAACGGCGACAAGGCGACCGTGACAGTCGAGCCCGCCGCCGGTGGCGCTGCGGAGACGCTCGAGGCCGATGTCGTCCTCGTCGCGATCGGTCGCCGTCCCAACACCGACGGGCTCGCGCTCGACAAGGTCGGCCTGTCCACCAATGCGCGCGGCCAGATCGAGACCGACGCCCGGCTCCAGACCGCCGTCCCCGGCATCTGGGCGATCGGCGACGTGATCCCCGGCCCGATGCTCGCGCACAAGGCCGAGGATGAGGGCATTGCGGTGGCCGAGAATATCGGCGGCCTCACCGGCATCCTCAACCACGCCGTGATCCCCAGCGTGGTCTATACCCACCCCGAAATCGCCGGCGTCGGGCTGACCGAAGAGCAGGCGCGCGAAAAGGGTGAGGTCAAGGTCGGCAAGTTCCCGATGGCGGGCAACAGCCGCGCCAAGGCGATCGACGACACTGTGGGCTGGGTGAAGGTGATCGCGGATGCGACCACCGATCGCGTGCTCGGCGCCTGGATCATCACCGCGCCTGCGGGCACGATGATCGCCCAGGTCGCACAGGCGATGGAGTTCGGCGCCACGTCGGAGGACATCGCGTACACCTGCCACGCCCATCCGACGCACAGCGAGGCGATCAAGGAAGCGGCGATGGGCGTGCGCGGCAAGCCGATCCACGTGTGA